One part of the Pseudoalteromonas ulvae UL12 genome encodes these proteins:
- a CDS encoding NAD(P)H-dependent oxidoreductase — protein sequence MTHPIIADLNKRYTTKKYDATKRIAPQDLAVLYEAMRLSPSSINSQPWKFIVIESDQAKQRMHDTFANKFQFNQPHVKAASHVILFAHQPKYSRNDYAKVIDADIKNGRTQADNREQAFGAFAFVDLNTDDNGNNATWTKAQTYIALGNTMHAAARLGIDSTPMEGVDAELIGEIFKDELNGYVCDVALALGYHLPEEDYNVALPKSRLAAQDVLQVI from the coding sequence ATGACACACCCGATCATTGCAGATTTAAACAAACGCTACACGACTAAAAAATACGATGCGACCAAACGTATTGCACCACAAGATTTAGCCGTGCTCTACGAAGCAATGCGCTTGTCGCCCTCATCAATTAACTCACAACCTTGGAAATTTATTGTGATTGAATCTGATCAGGCTAAACAACGTATGCACGATACATTTGCTAATAAATTTCAATTTAATCAGCCGCACGTTAAAGCCGCTTCGCACGTTATTTTATTTGCCCATCAACCAAAATATAGCCGCAATGATTATGCAAAAGTCATCGATGCCGATATTAAAAATGGCCGAACTCAAGCCGACAATCGTGAGCAAGCGTTTGGTGCCTTTGCTTTTGTGGACTTAAATACCGATGACAATGGCAACAATGCAACATGGACCAAAGCACAAACATACATTGCGCTTGGCAATACTATGCATGCTGCCGCGCGCTTAGGAATTGATTCGACTCCGATGGAAGGCGTTGATGCTGAGCTGATCGGCGAAATTTTTAAAGATGAATTAAATGGTTATGTCTGTGATGTCGCGCTTGCACTTGGATACCATTTACCTGAAGAAGATTACAATGTCGCGTTGCCAAAATCACGACTTGCGGCGCAAGATGTATTACAAGTTATTTAA
- a CDS encoding LysR family transcriptional regulator: protein MQIEDLKLILKVADCKSITVAATKLDMRVATASAAIKRVESELGIDLFVRTTRHLRLSAAGERYIPQCEQALLLLDHARQNLKGEHDEIEGELRVALSSDLGRNLVIPWIDELMDQFPNLSVRTHISDSNIDFYRDSVDIALRYGSPTDATMYGFKICQMPRLLCASQEYLVHHARPAHPDDLSQHEGLFYQLQDRINDVWQFTDGSNTYKVKMQGRRAANDGDLVRRWCLAGKGLAVKSALDFADDLLNERVVPVMPDFPHISCELWLICPSRQSITPAVRLLRDVCREKSAYLLNQLVDKGIIDKQSITF from the coding sequence ATGCAGATTGAAGATTTAAAACTGATTTTAAAAGTCGCTGATTGTAAAAGCATAACGGTGGCTGCAACTAAGCTTGATATGCGTGTAGCGACCGCAAGTGCCGCTATCAAGCGGGTGGAATCTGAGCTCGGAATTGATTTATTTGTGCGCACCACTCGGCATTTAAGATTGTCGGCGGCCGGTGAGCGTTACATTCCACAATGTGAGCAAGCGTTACTCTTGCTTGATCACGCTCGGCAAAATCTTAAAGGCGAGCATGATGAAATTGAAGGCGAGTTGCGTGTCGCGCTTTCTTCTGATTTAGGGCGTAACTTAGTGATTCCGTGGATTGATGAACTGATGGATCAGTTTCCTAATCTGAGTGTTAGAACGCATATTAGTGATTCTAATATCGATTTTTACCGCGATTCGGTTGATATTGCACTGCGTTATGGCTCCCCGACGGATGCGACTATGTATGGTTTTAAGATTTGCCAAATGCCGCGCTTATTATGTGCCAGTCAAGAATATTTAGTACATCATGCTCGCCCCGCCCACCCTGATGATTTGAGCCAACATGAAGGTTTGTTTTATCAACTACAAGATCGAATTAATGATGTTTGGCAATTTACCGATGGCAGTAACACCTATAAAGTCAAAATGCAGGGAAGACGCGCGGCAAATGATGGCGACTTAGTGAGACGTTGGTGCTTAGCAGGCAAAGGACTGGCGGTTAAATCGGCGTTGGATTTTGCTGATGATTTACTCAATGAGAGAGTCGTGCCAGTGATGCCAGACTTCCCTCATATTAGCTGTGAGCTTTGGCTTATTTGCCCAAGCCGTCAATCAATTACGCCCGCGGTGCGATTATTACGCGATGTCTGTCGAGAAAAAAGCGCATATTTGCTTAATCAGTTGGTCGACAAGGGCATCATTGATAAGCAGTCGATAACGTTTTAG
- a CDS encoding DsbA family protein yields MQCDPQQGCILPSQSKHTATMPSHLKPVDIIFVTDPICSHCWAIEPMWRRLNCEYQFTTRYIHGGLLPGWEGFGDAGNGISGPLDVIDHWQHVADVYQQPIDPSVWRDDPISNSYILCKAALVVRQLAPSLESQFVRLMRERIFLYAENLSNEQILRRHVEKFGFDGEAFFTLLHSAQINSLFTREQHEMIALGARGFPSLIFLSDHPIKLVGSVSYHTLKEALNVGNNPAIKPLSLSATEKLLRYNSWTIREASEVLQCAEHTARNLLLTLGFSITCLADIEFWQLN; encoded by the coding sequence ATGCAATGCGATCCGCAACAAGGATGTATCTTACCCTCTCAATCTAAACACACAGCGACTATGCCCAGTCACCTAAAACCGGTCGACATTATTTTTGTCACCGATCCGATTTGCTCCCATTGCTGGGCCATCGAACCTATGTGGCGCCGATTAAATTGTGAGTACCAATTTACAACACGGTATATTCATGGCGGGTTATTGCCCGGCTGGGAAGGCTTTGGCGATGCCGGCAACGGGATTTCTGGCCCATTAGATGTCATTGATCATTGGCAACATGTGGCTGATGTATATCAACAACCCATTGATCCATCCGTATGGCGCGATGATCCAATTTCCAACTCATACATTTTATGTAAAGCCGCCTTAGTGGTGCGACAATTAGCGCCGAGCCTAGAAAGTCAATTTGTTCGTCTGATGCGAGAGCGCATCTTTTTATACGCTGAAAATCTCTCCAATGAACAAATTTTACGCCGCCATGTTGAAAAATTTGGTTTTGATGGCGAGGCATTTTTTACCCTGTTGCACAGTGCCCAAATCAACAGCCTTTTCACACGGGAACAACATGAGATGATAGCCCTTGGTGCACGTGGTTTCCCATCGCTGATTTTTTTATCTGATCACCCGATAAAGTTAGTTGGATCTGTCAGTTATCACACGTTAAAAGAAGCCCTAAATGTAGGTAATAACCCTGCGATTAAGCCGCTGTCACTCTCTGCGACAGAAAAACTACTACGCTACAACAGCTGGACCATTCGCGAAGCGAGCGAAGTATTGCAATGCGCCGAACATACCGCACGAAATTTATTATTAACGCTAGGATTTTCAATCACATGCTTGGCTGATATCGAGTTTTGGCAACTGAACTAA
- a CDS encoding pyridoxal phosphate-dependent aminotransferase: MQKTSLFDCDAVPIEVLKQRAFNFRWAETAPDVIPLTAADPDFRCAPEISQAIANYALEGVFSYGPHQGLTSFKEALSEGLAHRKDYRLNPELILPIDSVASAMYVVAKTYLQPGDEAIIFDPVDFLFEQAVLAAGAQVKRCRFDAKRGEFDLDSLTELLSERTKLIGVCNPHNPLGRLMSLHELTTLAHFAKQHNLMILNDEIWSDIVYPGHTMHSFHHLEPALMERVITVYGFSKSFALAGLRVGAIFSPSVQHHQQLVTCANVMTTAGGVSTLSQIAATQAVLNCWYWVDEFLIHLTKMRDYAVERLNKMPGVQCTAPQATYLLFPDISATGLSSEALTDELLKDKLAVVPGSPRFFGPAAQGHIRICFATSKTLLSQGLDRMESTLHRLGVQ; encoded by the coding sequence ATGCAAAAAACATCGTTATTTGATTGTGACGCCGTCCCAATCGAGGTTTTAAAACAACGAGCCTTTAACTTTCGCTGGGCCGAAACCGCTCCGGATGTGATCCCACTGACCGCCGCCGATCCTGATTTTCGTTGCGCACCTGAAATTAGCCAAGCCATCGCCAACTATGCCCTCGAAGGCGTATTCTCTTATGGCCCACACCAAGGACTAACCAGCTTCAAAGAAGCACTATCTGAAGGATTAGCTCACAGAAAAGATTACCGTTTAAACCCCGAGCTTATTTTACCCATCGACAGCGTTGCGAGCGCCATGTATGTGGTGGCTAAAACCTATTTACAACCTGGGGATGAAGCAATCATTTTTGACCCTGTGGACTTTTTATTTGAACAAGCAGTCCTTGCGGCCGGTGCACAAGTGAAACGTTGTCGATTTGATGCCAAGCGCGGCGAATTTGATCTTGATTCACTGACCGAACTGCTAAGCGAACGTACTAAATTAATTGGCGTCTGTAATCCTCACAATCCATTAGGGCGCCTGATGAGTCTGCACGAGTTAACTACCCTCGCGCACTTTGCCAAACAGCATAATTTAATGATCCTCAATGATGAAATTTGGTCGGATATCGTTTACCCCGGCCATACTATGCACAGTTTTCATCACCTAGAACCAGCCTTGATGGAACGAGTCATCACTGTCTATGGCTTTTCAAAATCATTTGCATTAGCGGGGCTTCGAGTCGGCGCCATTTTTTCGCCCTCAGTACAGCATCACCAGCAATTAGTCACTTGCGCCAATGTGATGACAACCGCAGGAGGTGTATCGACCTTGTCGCAAATAGCAGCAACCCAAGCCGTGTTAAATTGTTGGTATTGGGTTGATGAGTTTCTGATCCATTTAACCAAAATGCGCGACTACGCCGTCGAGCGCCTAAACAAGATGCCGGGTGTTCAGTGCACAGCCCCCCAAGCAACTTATTTGTTATTTCCTGATATCAGTGCAACAGGCCTCAGCAGTGAAGCCCTCACCGACGAGTTGTTAAAAGATAAGTTAGCTGTGGTGCCCGGTAGTCCTCGGTTTTTCGGCCCTGCGGCACAAGGGCATATTCGTATTTGTTTTGCCACCAGCAAAACCTTATTAAGCCAAGGGCTTGACCGAATGGAATCCACTTTACACCGTCTAGGAGTGCAATAA
- a CDS encoding FAD-dependent monooxygenase, giving the protein MQPRIAIIGGGIAGLAFAVYYQQLGGRVDIYERSPISGREGLGFIMLENGLSALAELDLLDAAKMNGYALEHCYIKDNLGHALKHQALPNSFGTTRKAFIDCLLAKIPADWLHFDAQFSHFTYHDNGNADCAVFTSGQQISADIFLGCDGGRSQVREQLYPNAPSSHGKVHELVSIIDDPALVENLSHSFVKFKQHAGGLAVGMVPATESKLVWFIQFSRQMFTAPEHTAQSKWQFAQQTVGHWPQPIPQLIKHTNFNHSHLWQTRYLHPLPQYHRGNVVLLGDAAHALLPFTSQGVNSAMVDAIELAHSLWDIDLTMLPLALSQYSKKRKLIADTYLKQGIELQEEFLQPHHQEQKVPFAF; this is encoded by the coding sequence ATGCAACCACGGATCGCAATCATTGGCGGAGGCATTGCCGGGCTGGCATTTGCTGTGTATTACCAACAACTCGGTGGTCGCGTCGATATTTATGAGCGCAGCCCTATCAGCGGCCGCGAAGGCCTCGGCTTTATCATGTTAGAAAATGGCTTAAGTGCGCTCGCAGAGCTCGACCTGCTCGATGCCGCAAAAATGAACGGCTACGCACTCGAACACTGTTACATTAAAGACAACCTAGGCCATGCATTAAAACATCAAGCGCTGCCTAATAGCTTTGGCACTACGCGAAAAGCATTTATTGATTGTTTATTGGCGAAGATCCCCGCCGATTGGCTCCATTTTGATGCCCAGTTTTCTCACTTTACCTATCATGATAATGGAAATGCTGATTGCGCCGTTTTCACTAGCGGCCAACAAATCAGTGCTGATATCTTTCTTGGCTGTGATGGTGGTCGCTCACAAGTACGCGAACAACTTTACCCTAACGCACCAAGTAGTCATGGAAAAGTGCATGAATTAGTATCGATCATCGACGATCCGGCATTAGTTGAAAATTTATCTCACTCATTTGTCAAATTCAAACAACATGCCGGCGGTCTCGCGGTTGGAATGGTTCCCGCTACCGAAAGTAAATTAGTCTGGTTTATTCAATTTTCGCGTCAGATGTTCACCGCCCCCGAACACACCGCACAAAGTAAATGGCAATTTGCGCAACAAACTGTTGGCCATTGGCCACAGCCTATCCCTCAATTAATCAAACATACAAACTTTAATCATTCACACTTATGGCAAACACGTTACTTGCACCCGCTTCCTCAATATCACCGTGGCAATGTCGTATTGCTGGGCGATGCGGCCCACGCGCTTTTACCCTTCACGAGCCAAGGGGTAAATTCGGCCATGGTTGATGCCATTGAACTAGCACATTCATTGTGGGATATCGATTTAACAATGTTGCCTTTGGCACTGAGCCAATACAGCAAAAAACGAAAGTTAATCGCTGACACATATCTAAAGCAAGGTATTGAATTACAAGAAGAGTTTTTACAGCCCCATCATCAAGAGCAAAAAGTGCCGTTCGCTTTTTAA
- a CDS encoding LysR family transcriptional regulator, which translates to MANFNWDDVKIAHQAAKLGSLSKAAEWLGVNYSTVLRRIEQLEKSLECKLFIRHQRGYQLTDAGRQLLTCLPEIEMRFAQFHTNLTALNSEIKGTLKITTLPEYSSFLHPILLTCQQLHPDLRLRVDVSNDIVPLETGSAHMSIRACEAGDMQADLIATKICSLNYSYYAAKSYVERRGLPQSSADFKNHSWVMPSGRKQNISFVKAINQQLDIQHISYQSNHFFDIQSAVEHGIGIGPIDDEKVPANSSLCKVSSIECKNNNHLWCVYHKDLRDDVKIQAVTQLIKAQTNQL; encoded by the coding sequence GTGGCAAACTTTAATTGGGATGATGTCAAAATAGCACATCAAGCAGCAAAACTTGGTTCTTTAAGTAAAGCGGCTGAATGGCTAGGGGTGAATTACTCAACGGTGTTAAGACGCATCGAACAGTTAGAGAAGTCATTGGAATGTAAGCTTTTTATTCGTCATCAGCGAGGTTACCAACTGACGGATGCTGGGCGACAACTGCTGACTTGCCTCCCTGAAATTGAAATGCGATTTGCGCAATTTCACACTAATTTGACGGCGCTTAATAGCGAGATTAAAGGCACATTAAAAATTACTACCTTGCCCGAATATTCTTCATTTTTGCATCCAATTTTGCTTACATGCCAACAGCTTCATCCCGATTTACGTTTGCGTGTTGATGTTAGTAACGACATTGTCCCGTTAGAAACAGGCAGTGCACATATGTCGATTCGAGCCTGTGAAGCGGGTGATATGCAAGCAGATTTAATCGCGACAAAAATTTGTTCGTTAAACTATTCGTATTATGCAGCGAAAAGTTACGTCGAGCGGCGTGGTTTACCTCAATCGAGTGCAGATTTTAAAAATCATAGTTGGGTGATGCCAAGTGGGCGAAAACAAAATATTTCGTTTGTGAAAGCCATTAATCAACAGCTCGACATCCAACATATTAGTTATCAAAGTAATCACTTTTTTGATATTCAATCAGCCGTTGAACACGGTATTGGTATTGGCCCCATTGATGATGAAAAAGTGCCTGCGAATAGCTCGTTATGTAAAGTCAGTAGTATTGAATGTAAGAATAACAATCACTTGTGGTGCGTGTATCACAAAGATTTACGGGATGATGTAAAAATTCAGGCGGTCACGCAGTTGATCAAAGCGCAAACCAATCAGCTCTAA
- a CDS encoding TetR/AcrR family transcriptional regulator: MTNRHKKSGDLLRCNHIALRAGKLTIAMVTKRRDFVEVKNMFKFLCQSDVEQTKGCVFKRGFTPKQQQIADREHELLHIAKQLVEQDGFNNFTMDKLTAASPYSKGTIYNHFSSKEDVITALCTSALRHEMSFLKRALAFEGTTRERVLALHVAYVTSAKVEPVLLNCLMTAKTPWVMQKASKERLQVQEELEQQCTQLIDAAMNVAVQSGDLKLSSNSGLDCVSFANWAVTFGSIALLSSANSCHSIARVKDHNVFLFSINCVLDGLNWQPLSHAWDYQRTWQRIEQEIFSAELDALDKL, from the coding sequence ATGACGAATCGTCATAAAAAGAGTGGCGATTTGCTGCGTTGTAATCATATCGCGCTTAGAGCTGGAAAATTAACGATTGCTATGGTAACTAAGAGGAGGGATTTTGTAGAAGTGAAAAATATGTTTAAGTTTTTATGTCAAAGCGATGTTGAGCAAACAAAAGGGTGCGTGTTTAAGCGTGGGTTTACGCCTAAACAGCAACAAATTGCCGACCGCGAGCATGAACTATTACACATAGCGAAACAATTAGTGGAGCAAGATGGTTTTAATAACTTCACTATGGATAAGCTCACCGCTGCAAGCCCATACTCCAAAGGCACTATTTACAATCATTTTTCCAGCAAAGAAGATGTGATCACCGCGCTGTGTACCAGTGCACTTCGTCATGAAATGAGTTTTTTAAAACGGGCGTTAGCGTTTGAAGGAACGACACGTGAGCGAGTACTCGCTTTGCATGTAGCTTACGTTACATCAGCAAAAGTTGAACCTGTTTTATTGAATTGTTTAATGACAGCGAAGACGCCCTGGGTGATGCAAAAAGCATCAAAAGAGCGTTTACAAGTTCAAGAAGAACTTGAGCAACAATGTACACAATTAATTGATGCCGCGATGAATGTTGCTGTGCAAAGCGGCGATTTAAAGCTCAGTTCAAACAGTGGATTGGATTGCGTTTCGTTTGCTAATTGGGCGGTCACATTTGGCAGTATAGCACTGCTTAGCAGTGCAAATTCGTGTCATAGCATCGCGCGTGTTAAGGACCATAATGTGTTTTTATTTAGTATTAACTGTGTACTAGATGGACTCAATTGGCAGCCGTTATCACATGCTTGGGATTATCAGCGAACTTGGCAAAGGATTGAGCAGGAAATTTTTTCTGCTGAGCTGGATGCGCTCGATAAATTGTAA
- a CDS encoding efflux RND transporter permease subunit, translated as METVSLPPWLKRPGVFLFVFTLFVALIAAGSGNLTFRGDYRVFFADDNPQLQAFDAIERTFNKNDNLSVVIAPPDGQLFTPKYLTLVRDLTEAAWQVPYSTRVDSISNYQHTQAIEDDLLVADLLPKFAAINEEQSVHAQRVALNQPELVRRLVSAKGDVAVINVTVHLNEANKTEQAIEIENFSRDLIAQFSAQYPDVEFHRAGIVMMNYNFFNSAQQDSSTLVPLMFLIVLLVLGAMLRSITAIVATLIMLIAAIASTLGVAGWLGMAINTASVNVPTIVMTLAVADCVHIIASMRHRLSEGYSKYDALAFAIKVNNMPVFITSATTAIGFLTMNFSDVPAIRDLGNLTAVGVMIAWLLSISLLPALLFFLPQKVKVTDQAAQQQQVLARFGVFITQHAKSVFIASAVLVAVAGSFIVDNKINDEAVKYFNQNNDFRKAADFMQARVSGMSTLSVAMNSMQEGGISDPDFLNTVETFSQWLRLQPEVNNVMSISDIQKRLNKSMHGDDPAFYATTQSRQLAAQYLLMYEMSLPYGLDLNNQIDIAKSQSRVMMVLNNLGSKEMMAFEQRMTSWLEQNASQYSFLTSSPDLMFAHIGERNMKSMLTSLPLALLLISALLIFALKDWRLGAMSLLPNVLPALAGFGLWALISGEINLGLSIVASMTLGIIVDDTVHFLSKYQYAKRNGHDAVAAVQYAFVTVGKALWITTVVLVAGFGILALSDFRLNSDMGQLTALVISIALLVDFFLLPAFLVLFDRSTQPEASHESISITTA; from the coding sequence ATGGAGACTGTATCTTTGCCCCCTTGGCTTAAACGCCCTGGGGTGTTTTTATTCGTGTTTACCTTATTTGTGGCGCTCATCGCTGCAGGCAGCGGCAATTTAACATTTCGCGGGGATTACCGCGTGTTTTTTGCTGATGATAACCCACAATTACAAGCGTTCGACGCTATCGAGCGGACCTTTAATAAAAACGACAACCTAAGTGTGGTGATAGCACCACCTGATGGGCAGTTGTTCACTCCTAAATATCTCACGTTAGTTCGCGACTTAACTGAGGCCGCGTGGCAAGTTCCTTATTCGACTCGGGTTGATTCAATCAGTAATTATCAGCATACCCAAGCTATCGAAGATGATTTGCTGGTGGCTGATTTATTGCCAAAATTTGCTGCCATAAATGAGGAGCAGAGCGTACACGCCCAAAGGGTGGCGTTAAATCAACCAGAATTGGTGAGGCGCTTGGTTTCTGCCAAAGGGGATGTGGCAGTTATTAATGTCACCGTTCATTTAAATGAGGCTAATAAAACAGAGCAAGCCATTGAAATCGAAAATTTTAGTCGAGACTTGATTGCACAATTTTCAGCGCAATACCCGGACGTTGAGTTTCACCGTGCTGGGATTGTTATGATGAATTACAACTTTTTCAATTCAGCGCAACAAGACAGCAGCACTTTGGTTCCTCTGATGTTTTTGATTGTGTTGTTAGTGCTCGGGGCCATGCTACGTTCGATTACGGCGATTGTTGCCACCTTGATCATGCTCATTGCTGCAATCGCGAGCACCTTGGGGGTCGCAGGTTGGTTGGGGATGGCCATCAATACTGCATCGGTCAATGTGCCGACGATTGTGATGACGTTAGCTGTGGCTGATTGTGTGCATATTATTGCTTCAATGCGCCATCGTTTGAGTGAAGGGTATAGCAAATATGATGCACTGGCGTTTGCGATTAAAGTCAACAATATGCCGGTTTTTATTACCAGTGCCACCACCGCCATCGGCTTTTTAACGATGAATTTTTCGGATGTGCCGGCTATTCGTGATTTAGGTAATTTAACCGCCGTTGGTGTGATGATCGCTTGGTTGTTATCGATTAGTTTATTGCCCGCGCTGTTATTCTTTTTACCGCAAAAGGTCAAAGTGACCGACCAAGCTGCGCAGCAGCAGCAAGTATTAGCGCGATTTGGTGTGTTTATAACCCAGCACGCAAAGTCAGTGTTTATTGCCAGTGCGGTGTTAGTGGCTGTGGCAGGCAGTTTTATTGTTGATAATAAGATTAATGATGAAGCGGTGAAGTATTTCAACCAAAACAATGACTTTAGAAAAGCAGCTGACTTTATGCAGGCTAGAGTATCGGGCATGAGCACCTTAAGTGTGGCGATGAACAGCATGCAAGAAGGTGGGATCAGCGATCCTGACTTTTTAAATACTGTTGAGACTTTTAGCCAGTGGTTACGACTTCAACCAGAAGTGAATAATGTGATGAGTATCAGTGATATTCAAAAGCGTTTGAATAAAAGTATGCATGGCGATGATCCGGCCTTTTATGCGACCACGCAATCACGGCAACTAGCCGCACAATATTTATTGATGTATGAGATGAGTTTGCCGTATGGGTTGGACCTTAACAATCAAATAGACATCGCCAAGTCGCAAAGTCGCGTGATGATGGTGCTCAATAACTTGGGCAGTAAAGAAATGATGGCATTTGAGCAACGTATGACGAGCTGGCTTGAACAAAACGCTAGTCAGTATTCGTTTTTAACTTCGAGTCCGGATTTGATGTTTGCCCATATCGGTGAGCGCAATATGAAAAGCATGCTGACATCGTTGCCTTTGGCGTTACTGCTTATTTCGGCATTGTTGATTTTTGCATTAAAAGATTGGCGTTTAGGCGCAATGAGTTTATTGCCCAATGTCTTACCTGCGTTGGCCGGTTTTGGCTTATGGGCATTGATTAGTGGTGAAATTAATTTGGGGCTGTCAATTGTGGCCTCGATGACACTTGGCATCATCGTCGATGATACCGTCCACTTTTTATCAAAATATCAATATGCAAAACGCAATGGCCACGATGCGGTAGCCGCTGTGCAGTATGCATTTGTCACTGTAGGAAAAGCGCTTTGGATCACCACAGTGGTCTTGGTGGCTGGTTTTGGCATCTTAGCCTTGTCAGATTTTAGGCTTAATTCTGATATGGGACAGCTCACCGCATTGGTGATTTCGATAGCCTTGCTTGTCGACTTTTTCTTATTACCTGCATTTTTAGTGTTATTTGACCGTTCAACTCAACCGGAGGCATCTCATGAATCTATTTCAATTACTACTGCTTAG
- a CDS encoding outer membrane lipoprotein-sorting protein, translated as MNLFQLLLLSVVFYASGALANSDSEQGLVIATERKARDIGWTTSESTLQMVLRNAQGDESSRQLRIKSLEVHGEGDKGLTIFDQPLDVKGTAFLNHSHVDGADDQWLFLPALKRVKRIASQNKSGPFMGSEFAYEDLSSFELKKYHFRLLEEAVFDSHETYVIEQIPTDKYSGYSKQIVWLDKAEFRPLKVEYYDRKNSLLKTLILSQYQQYQGQYWRAHTLTMQNHLTKKSTTLQTEALRFGVDLNEHDFNQASLRRAR; from the coding sequence ATGAATCTATTTCAATTACTACTGCTTAGTGTCGTTTTTTATGCAAGTGGAGCGTTAGCAAACTCCGATAGTGAACAGGGGCTTGTGATTGCAACTGAGCGAAAAGCACGAGATATCGGATGGACAACATCAGAGTCGACTTTGCAAATGGTTTTGCGCAATGCCCAAGGTGATGAAAGTTCGCGACAATTGCGTATTAAAAGCTTAGAAGTACATGGCGAAGGGGACAAAGGGCTGACTATTTTTGATCAACCTTTGGATGTAAAAGGCACCGCGTTTTTAAATCATAGCCATGTCGATGGAGCCGATGATCAATGGTTATTTTTACCAGCGCTCAAGCGTGTTAAGCGCATCGCATCGCAGAATAAGTCGGGGCCTTTTATGGGCAGCGAATTTGCGTATGAGGATTTGAGTTCGTTTGAGTTAAAAAAATATCATTTTCGCTTACTCGAAGAAGCGGTGTTTGATAGCCATGAAACTTATGTGATTGAGCAGATCCCGACAGATAAATATTCAGGTTATAGCAAGCAGATTGTTTGGTTAGATAAGGCTGAATTTCGCCCTTTAAAGGTTGAGTATTATGACCGTAAGAATAGCTTACTGAAAACATTGATTTTATCGCAGTACCAACAGTATCAAGGTCAGTATTGGCGGGCGCATACCCTGACGATGCAGAATCATTTAACTAAAAAAAGCACCACTTTACAGACTGAGGCTTTGCGTTTTGGCGTGGATTTAAATGAGCATGACTTTAATCAAGCTAGTTTGCGACGCGCGAGGTAA
- a CDS encoding DUF4097 family beta strand repeat-containing protein, which produces MNQLTSLSKTILASSLFLFGGCVVHISPSVASVEREQQLSLAAQPITQLAIDSAAGELTIVGENREDILLNATIVTVNEDDPFTLTLTANNNKAVLIAKNDSSTGMQFYNGESPHIDVELRVPARLLLDIEDSSGNISIKNMSNGIVIQDGSGNIDIDGGLSLEIEDGSGNINAENIQGQVSIDDGSGNIELSHVAGTLIIEDESGDIHIADIKGDTVINDGSGNISLSNLSGSAVIDDESGDLSVSQVQGKVSIEDGSGNIDVEHVAQAVVINDQSGNIDVNHIDATVTIKDGSGHIRVNDSKGLTVIESGSGGLSIDNINGPVKLDN; this is translated from the coding sequence ATGAACCAATTAACCTCTTTGAGTAAAACCATTTTAGCCAGCAGCCTATTTTTGTTCGGCGGTTGTGTTGTCCATATTTCACCAAGTGTTGCCAGTGTAGAACGTGAGCAGCAATTGAGCCTTGCTGCTCAGCCAATCACTCAGTTAGCGATAGATTCAGCTGCGGGTGAGCTCACCATTGTTGGCGAAAATCGCGAAGATATTTTACTCAATGCCACCATTGTGACGGTCAATGAAGATGACCCATTTACGTTAACTTTGACCGCAAACAACAATAAGGCGGTATTAATTGCTAAAAATGATTCATCAACCGGTATGCAATTTTATAACGGTGAATCGCCTCATATTGATGTTGAACTAAGAGTGCCTGCACGTCTGTTGCTTGATATTGAAGACAGTTCGGGCAATATTTCGATTAAAAACATGAGTAACGGCATTGTTATCCAAGATGGCTCGGGCAACATTGATATCGATGGCGGCCTAAGCTTAGAGATTGAAGATGGCTCTGGAAACATCAACGCTGAGAATATACAGGGTCAGGTATCGATTGATGATGGCTCGGGTAATATCGAACTCAGCCATGTTGCGGGTACACTGATTATTGAGGATGAGTCTGGTGATATCCACATTGCCGATATTAAAGGTGACACTGTCATTAACGATGGCTCGGGAAATATCTCGTTAAGTAATCTGTCTGGTTCGGCAGTGATAGATGATGAATCGGGCGATCTCAGCGTATCGCAGGTTCAAGGTAAAGTCAGTATTGAAGATGGCTCTGGTAATATTGATGTTGAACATGTGGCACAAGCGGTGGTGATCAATGACCAATCAGGCAACATTGATGTCAATCACATTGATGCAACCGTCACCATTAAAGATGGTTCTGGCCACATTCGTGTTAATGATAGCAAAGGCTTAACAGTGATCGAATCAGGCAGCGGCGGGCTCAGTATCGATAACATTAACGGGCCCGTTAAATTGGACAACTAA